The nucleotide window GGTGGAGACAAGGAATGATGGGCGGAATCGTTGCTCATTACGACGGAATCAAAGCGTTTTCTGAAACTGACCAGACCGAAGATTTGAAAGCGACCGAAATCCCTGTTTTGGTACTTCACGGTGAAGATGACCAGATTGTCCCTTACCAAAATGCAGCTTTGAAATCAATCAAATTGTTGAAAAAAGGAACTTTAAAAACCTATCCCGGTTTCCCTCACGGAATGCCAACTACGGAAGCTGCGACCATCAACAAAGATCTGCTGGAGTTTATTGAGGCTTAAGATAATTCATAATATAAAATTGAAGGATGAACCAACTGGTTTGTCCTTTTTTTGTTTTGCGACAAAAATAAATTATCATTTTGACATTAATAATGCTTAATTTGTACATTATAATTTGAAATTAAAATGAGAACAAGTCTGATCACATTCTTTTCTGTATTAATTGCCGGCAGTTATTTTGCCCAAACCAAAGATTCTTTAGCCGAAAAAATGCTGATTTATCAGTTACCAAATGGCGCTTGGGGAAAGCATCTGGTTGGCGGAACGAGTGTGAATTACGAAGTTGCGATTGATAAAAATTTATTGAAAAAGATAAAATCGACTGGCGATGATCACGCAACAATTGACAATAATGCGACGACGAAAGAAATAAATGCACTTGTAAAAGCTTATAAAACAACTAAAAACCCAGCCTATCTTTCTGCTGCTGAAAAAGGAATCAATTATCTTTTGACGATGCAATATGAGAATGGTGGTTTCCCGCAATATTATCCTAACAAACAGATTTACCGCAAGCAAATTACCTATAATGACAATGCAATGATCAATGCGTTGACTGTTTTATATAATATATCGGAAGGCAAAAATGATTTTGATTCTGTCAACTCTGAATTAAAATTAAAATCAAAAACCGCCCTCAAGAAAGGAATTGAATGCATTCTGACAAATCAGGTTTTGCAGAACGGCATTCCTACAATCTGGGCAGATCAATATGATGAGATTACTTTGCAGCCAGCAAAAGCCAGAGCATTCGAACCAGTTTCGTTAGCAACCGGAGAATCCGTCGGCATTGTCCGATTTCTGATGATGCAGCCAGTAACTCCTGAAATTGAAAAATCAATTAAAAGTGCTGTGAAATGGTTTAAAGAAAATAAGATAGAAGGTTACAGTTACAAAGTTGTAAAACAAGATAAAATAACGGTCCGTGTATTAACTGAAGAAAAAGGTTCTGTTGTCTGGGCAAGATTTTATGATCTTAATACAAATAAACCAATTTTCGGTGATCGCGATGGCAGTGTTAAATATAATTACAACGAAATTTCGGAAGAAAGAAGAAACGGATACAGCTGGTACATTGGGTTTGCTGATAAATTGATTATTAAAGATTTTCCTAATTGGCTGACTTCTAACAAACTTTAAGAATAGGCTTTTATTTTAATTAATGTTAAAAATAGAAATTTGTTTGGCAGTTAGTAACTTTTAATTGTAGTTTTGCTAACGCTGTTAGAAAAATAAAATAATGGGCTTACACGAACGTCGTCAAAGAGAAAAGGAATCTACACGCGCCAATATATTGGATGCGGCTTTTACTTTGGCTAAGACAGAAGGTTGGGCTTCACTTTCTATCCGTAAAATTGCCGATGCGATTGAGTACAGCGCACCTGTAGTTTATGATTATTTTGAAAACAAGGAAGCGATTTTGTATGAAATTTCTTTAAACGGTTTTCACCAATTACACATCGAATTACTGAAAGCTCAGAAAAAACATTCGGAACCCGAAGATCAAATTACAGCAATTGTAGATGCTTACTGGAAGTTTGCTTTCAAAAATAAAGAATATTACCAACTGATGTTTGGACTTGGAATGCAATGCAGCGGAAAAGGAATGATGAAGGAAGAATTTTCCTCATTTCAGGATATGCTGTATGAATGTACTTTGGAAATTATCAATAAAAAAGGATCAAATCCAGATAATGCCTGCCACTCTTCTCACGCTCTTTTTTCAGCCGTTCACGGTTTGATTTCTATTATGATGATGAGAAATGCAGATATTCCTTCTACAATGAATAAAACGACGCTGGACGAAACTGTTTCTGCTTTTATAAAATCATTGTAATTTTTTTTTGGCTTTCAAATTAACACCGTTAGGAAAATTAACATTAAATTAATCTTAGACTTTTTAGGTCTTGAATATTTTCAGAAGTCAATTTTGTCATAAAACATTAACACTGTTAGCTATACTAACATTTTTAAGTGAAATTTAAAATCAATATTAAAATAAATTATTATGGAAACTAAAATCTAAACACCACCGAATGTTATATTTTTTTGAACAAACTATTAACACCGTTAGGAAAAATAACTATAAAACTATTAAGAACATATCTAACTTAATCTAAAATTCAAACTTCAAAATGAAAACTATCACTAAAATAAAATTTATCGTACTTCTATCGAGTATCATACTTTTACAAAACTGCACGAAAGCGGCAGAAGGCGCAGGCGCACCACCTCCAGCTCCGGAATTGCCTGTCTATACTGTCATCACTTCAAATACATCAACATTTCAGGAATTCCCGACCGCATTAGAAGGAAAAAATAATGTGGAAATCAGATCTCAGGTTGATGGTTATCTGGACAAAATTTATGTAGAAGAAGGTGCTTTCGTAAGAGCGGGACAGCCTTTATTCAAAATAGATTCCAGATCTTACGGCGAACAAGTGAATATGGCAAGTGCCAATCTACAAGCTGCAAACGCCAACATTCAAAAAATGAAAGTGGAAGTTGACCGACTTACCACTTTGGTTGCTGAAAAAGTAGTTTCTGACGTTCAGCTGAAAACGGCAAAAGCCAATTACGCAGTCGCAGTTGCCACGGCCGCACAGGCAAAAGCTTCTTTGAGCGGTTCGAGAATTACAAACGGATTTACGACTATCACAGCGCCTGTCAGCGGTTATCTTGGAAGAATTCCTTACAAAAAAGGAAGCCTAATCTCAAGAACTGACGCTACTCCATTAGCTTTCGTATCGGACATTAGCGAAATATACGCTTATTTCTCCATCAGCGAAATCGATTTTATTGCTTTTCAAAAGAAATACGTCGGCGCAACGCTTGAAGAAAAAATGAGAAATATGCCTTTGGTAGATTTAGTCATTGCTGATAACACGACTTATTCCGAAAAAGGAAAAATGAAAATGATCGACGGACAATTCGATAAAAGTACAGGTGCCATAACGGTTCGTGCAACTTTCCCGAATCCAAACGGAACTTTGAGAAGCGGAAATACAGGAAAAGTAAGAATGCCACAACTATTATCAAATGCCGTTGTAATTCCGCAAGAATCAACTTTCGAAATTCAGGATAAAACATACGTTTATGTTCTTGGAAAAGATAAAACCGTGACCAGCAAACCAATCACGATTTCAGGCAAAACTGAAAATTACTATTTCATCTCCGAAGGACTAAAAAAAGGCGATCAGATCGTTTACACCGGATTAGGAAGCTTGAAAGACGGCGCGCCAATCAAACCAAAAATGATTTCTTCTGACAGCTTATTGACAGCAACGCCTCTGTAAATTGCTAATAGCTTTTGGCTTACTGCTAATGGCTATCAATTCAATACTTAAGATTTAATTATTACTAATTTTTACAAATTGGTTTTAAAGCTAATTGCCAAAAGCTATTTGCCGTAAGCCACTTAAAACTATACTTCTTATGTTCAAAAAATTCATAGAAAGACCGGTACTCTCAACGGTTATTTCGATCATCTTATTATTACTGGGATTGCTTTCGGTATTCCAATTGCCGATCACATTATTCCCAGACATTGCGCCACCAAGCGTTCAGGTAACGGCATCATATCCTGGAGCTAACGCCGAAGTTGTCGCCCGTTCCGTAGCCAATCCAATTGAGGAAGCGGTAAACGGTGTGGAGAATATGACTTATATGACTTCGAATTCCAGTAACGATGGATCGATGACTTTGAGTATCTTTTTCAAACAGGGTTCAGATCCGGATAATGCGGCCGTAAACGTTCAGAACAGAGTTTCCAAAGCGATGAGTCAGCTTCCGCAAGAGGTTGTTCAAGCGGGAATTTCAACTCAGAAAGTTCAGAACAGTTTCATTATGTTTATGGGAATCACGAGTGATGATCCTAAACAATACGACGAGCTTTTTCTTCAAAACTATATGAAGATCAATATCATTCCGCAGCTTCAGCGTATTCCCGGCGTTGCTCAGGCTCAGGTTTTCGGGTCTAAGGATTATTCGATGAGAATCTGGCTGAAACCAGATCGTTTGGCTGACAACAATCTCTCGCCTCAGGAAGTTTTGGCCGCGGTCAAAAACAGCAATCTTGAAGCTGCGCCTGGACGTTTCGGACAAGGAAGTACAGAAACTTACGAATACATTTTAAAGTATAAAGGGAAATTAAACAAAAACGAAGATTACGAAAATATCGTCGTAAAGTCCAATAGCGATGGTTCTTTCCTAAGGTTGAAAGATGTTGCCAGAGTAGAATTCGGATCATACAGCTATACCGCAGCAAACAGAGTTGATGGAAAGCCTGTTGCAGGTTTCGCAATCCTTCAAACTGCAGGATCTAACGCGAATGAAATCTTGACCGAAGTTGAAAGACAGGTTGAAGAATTCAAAACAACACTTCCAAAAGGGGTGAAACCGATCATTATGTACAACTCCAAAGACTTTTTGGATGCATCTATTCATCAGGTTGTTGAGACTTTGGTAATTGCATTTATCTTGGTTTTCATTGTGGTTTATATTTTCCTTCAGGATTTCAGATCGACTTTGATTCCCGCGATTGCGGTTCCGGTTGCGATTATCGGGACATTTTTCTTCCTGAATTTATTCGGATTCAGTATCAATATGTTGACGTTATTTGCCTTGGTTCTAGCGATTGGAATTGTCGTCGATGATGCGATTGTAGTTGTGGAGGCCGTCCATTCCAAGATGGAACATACGGGATTACCAGTTGATCAGGCCACCAGAGAATCGATGAGTGAGATATCGGGAGCGATTATTTCCATCACTTTGGTAATGTCAGCGGTGTTTATTCCGGTTGGATTTATGCAAGGACCGGCAGGTGTTTTCTACAGACAGTTTGCCTTCACTTTAGCCATTGCGATTTTGATTTCGGCTATTAATGCATTGACTTTAAGTCCAGCTTTGTGTGCACTTTTACTGAATGATCCTCAGGGAGAACACGCCGATCACCATCAAAAAACAGGTTTCGGATCCAGATTTTTCAACGCTTTTAATACCAGCTTTAATAATCTGACAAAAAAATATATTTACAGTCTTAAATTCTTAATCAAAAACAAATGGGTAAGTGTTGGCGGACTTGTATTGATCACGGCGATTACAATTTTATTGGTTAATAAAGCGCCATCAGGATTTATCCCGACAGAAGATCAAGGTTTCGTTTTGTATGCTGTGAACACGCCTCCGGGAAGCTCATTGGAAAGAACCAACAAAGCGACAAAACAAATTGATAAGATCATCGAGAAAGAAAATATAGCCAAATATCTTTGGGTTTCTGATGGATTAAATTTCATTAGTAATGCCAATGCATCGCCCTACTCTGCTGGTTTTATCAAGCTGAAAGATTATGAAGATCGTGGCGAGGTGAAAGATCCGGATCAAATCGCAGCAGGATTGACAGGAAAAGTAGCGCAGGTAAAAGATGCGAGTGCTTTCTTCTTCAACTTCCCTACTGTACAGGGTTTTGGTAACGTTTCCGGTTTCGAATTTATGCTTCAGGATAAAACCAACGGTTCTTTTGAACAATTGGGAACTACGACTCAAGCTTTTATCGGGGAACTGATGAAACGTCCGGAAATTGCTTTTGCATTCACCACTTATGCGGCAGGAAATCCACAATACACCATTCAGGTAGATGCGGATAAAGCCAATCAGTTAGGCGTTTCTGTCAACGATTTGATGCAAACGATGCAGATTTATTACGGAAGTAGTTTCGTCTCAGATTTCAACAGATTTGGAAAATATTACCGAGTAATGGCTCAAGCAGATATTCCTTACAGGACCGATGCAAACTCATTGGAAGGAATCTATGTAAAGAATAATCAAAGTGAAATGGTTCCGGTTAAAACTTTAGTGACTTTGAAAAGATCTTTCGGACCAGAAACAGTTACAAGAAACAACTTGTTTAATGCGGTGACAATCAATGGAACGCCGAAACCCGGTTATAGTACAGGAGACGCAATCAAAGCGGTGGAAGAAACGGCAAAAAAATCATTACCAAGAGGTTACGGCTATGAATGGACAGGAATCACACGTGAAGAGAGACAAACCGGCGGACAAACGGCTTTCATCTTTATGTTGAGTATTTTGTTTGTGTACTTCCTATTAGCAGCTCAATACGAAAGTTACATCTTGCCTTTCGCCATCATTTTGACGATTCCTACAGGGATTTTCGGAGTTTATGCTTTTACAGGTTTGGCTGGAATTGATAATAATATTTATGTTCAGGTTGGATTGATTATGCTAGTCGGATTACTTGCGAAAAATGCGATTCTGATTGTCGAGTTTGCTGTTCAAAGAAGAAAAGCTGGCAGGACTTTAATCGAATCAGCTTTACAGGCTTCGAGATTAAGATTAAGACCAATTTTAATGACATCATTTGCCTTCATCATTGGGATGTTGCCATTGGTTTGGTCGCAAGGTGCGGCGGCGAAAGGAAATCATTCGATTGGAATCAGTACTGTTGGTGGGATGTTTACGGGTGTTGTTTTCGGGATTTTCATCATTCCGGTGATGTATGTGATCTTCCAATATCTGCACGAGAAAATGCCAAGCAGAAAGAAACGTAAACTGAAAAAGGAAAAAGCGGCTTTAAATTATATTTAAAAAAAGAAAATCAATGAACATCATAACAAAAATAAAAGAGATTTTGGTCTCATCAGTAGTCGTAGCGAGTGCGGTTTCCTGTATGCCAAAATTAGCTTTAGATAAAGTAAGTCCAGAGTTGCCGGAAACATTCAAGTACACGGCAACCGCGGATACAGCAAGTGTTGCCGATCTGGAATGGAGACAATTTTTCAAAGATCCGATCCTGCAAAATTTGATCGAAAAAGGGATCAAGAATAACTATGATTTACAGATTGCTTTGAAACAAGTCGCTTCATCACAGGAACGATTGAATCAGGCAAAATATCTGCAATATCCGGACATCAGTTTTGGTGTTTCGGGACAGATTTCCAGACCTTCGAAAAACAGTATGAACGGACAAAGTCTGAATTT belongs to Chryseobacterium sp. KACC 21268 and includes:
- the pelA gene encoding pectate lyase → MRTSLITFFSVLIAGSYFAQTKDSLAEKMLIYQLPNGAWGKHLVGGTSVNYEVAIDKNLLKKIKSTGDDHATIDNNATTKEINALVKAYKTTKNPAYLSAAEKGINYLLTMQYENGGFPQYYPNKQIYRKQITYNDNAMINALTVLYNISEGKNDFDSVNSELKLKSKTALKKGIECILTNQVLQNGIPTIWADQYDEITLQPAKARAFEPVSLATGESVGIVRFLMMQPVTPEIEKSIKSAVKWFKENKIEGYSYKVVKQDKITVRVLTEEKGSVVWARFYDLNTNKPIFGDRDGSVKYNYNEISEERRNGYSWYIGFADKLIIKDFPNWLTSNKL
- a CDS encoding TetR/AcrR family transcriptional regulator; amino-acid sequence: MGLHERRQREKESTRANILDAAFTLAKTEGWASLSIRKIADAIEYSAPVVYDYFENKEAILYEISLNGFHQLHIELLKAQKKHSEPEDQITAIVDAYWKFAFKNKEYYQLMFGLGMQCSGKGMMKEEFSSFQDMLYECTLEIINKKGSNPDNACHSSHALFSAVHGLISIMMMRNADIPSTMNKTTLDETVSAFIKSL
- a CDS encoding efflux RND transporter periplasmic adaptor subunit, which translates into the protein MKTITKIKFIVLLSSIILLQNCTKAAEGAGAPPPAPELPVYTVITSNTSTFQEFPTALEGKNNVEIRSQVDGYLDKIYVEEGAFVRAGQPLFKIDSRSYGEQVNMASANLQAANANIQKMKVEVDRLTTLVAEKVVSDVQLKTAKANYAVAVATAAQAKASLSGSRITNGFTTITAPVSGYLGRIPYKKGSLISRTDATPLAFVSDISEIYAYFSISEIDFIAFQKKYVGATLEEKMRNMPLVDLVIADNTTYSEKGKMKMIDGQFDKSTGAITVRATFPNPNGTLRSGNTGKVRMPQLLSNAVVIPQESTFEIQDKTYVYVLGKDKTVTSKPITISGKTENYYFISEGLKKGDQIVYTGLGSLKDGAPIKPKMISSDSLLTATPL
- a CDS encoding efflux RND transporter permease subunit, giving the protein MFKKFIERPVLSTVISIILLLLGLLSVFQLPITLFPDIAPPSVQVTASYPGANAEVVARSVANPIEEAVNGVENMTYMTSNSSNDGSMTLSIFFKQGSDPDNAAVNVQNRVSKAMSQLPQEVVQAGISTQKVQNSFIMFMGITSDDPKQYDELFLQNYMKINIIPQLQRIPGVAQAQVFGSKDYSMRIWLKPDRLADNNLSPQEVLAAVKNSNLEAAPGRFGQGSTETYEYILKYKGKLNKNEDYENIVVKSNSDGSFLRLKDVARVEFGSYSYTAANRVDGKPVAGFAILQTAGSNANEILTEVERQVEEFKTTLPKGVKPIIMYNSKDFLDASIHQVVETLVIAFILVFIVVYIFLQDFRSTLIPAIAVPVAIIGTFFFLNLFGFSINMLTLFALVLAIGIVVDDAIVVVEAVHSKMEHTGLPVDQATRESMSEISGAIISITLVMSAVFIPVGFMQGPAGVFYRQFAFTLAIAILISAINALTLSPALCALLLNDPQGEHADHHQKTGFGSRFFNAFNTSFNNLTKKYIYSLKFLIKNKWVSVGGLVLITAITILLVNKAPSGFIPTEDQGFVLYAVNTPPGSSLERTNKATKQIDKIIEKENIAKYLWVSDGLNFISNANASPYSAGFIKLKDYEDRGEVKDPDQIAAGLTGKVAQVKDASAFFFNFPTVQGFGNVSGFEFMLQDKTNGSFEQLGTTTQAFIGELMKRPEIAFAFTTYAAGNPQYTIQVDADKANQLGVSVNDLMQTMQIYYGSSFVSDFNRFGKYYRVMAQADIPYRTDANSLEGIYVKNNQSEMVPVKTLVTLKRSFGPETVTRNNLFNAVTINGTPKPGYSTGDAIKAVEETAKKSLPRGYGYEWTGITREERQTGGQTAFIFMLSILFVYFLLAAQYESYILPFAIILTIPTGIFGVYAFTGLAGIDNNIYVQVGLIMLVGLLAKNAILIVEFAVQRRKAGRTLIESALQASRLRLRPILMTSFAFIIGMLPLVWSQGAAAKGNHSIGISTVGGMFTGVVFGIFIIPVMYVIFQYLHEKMPSRKKRKLKKEKAALNYI